One genomic region from Brachionichthys hirsutus isolate HB-005 chromosome 24, CSIRO-AGI_Bhir_v1, whole genome shotgun sequence encodes:
- the LOC137912230 gene encoding LOW QUALITY PROTEIN: OX-2 membrane glycoprotein-like (The sequence of the model RefSeq protein was modified relative to this genomic sequence to represent the inferred CDS: inserted 2 bases in 1 codon), with product MLQVLILSSWLIASSVSQITGYGNRTAAXYGCAVANPTGVEGEVLAPASLSAEAGRPVVLGCNITTATGDVVRQVRWHDGRGRVLLAYEQTVPVSVSHQDPNVQLAVSRGNASYIAIRTVGPGDDGCYRCVFDVFPTGAQEGKTCVSVTVKVHLGGNQTAVSGQPAALSCRYSLPDRVRQVLWRKTAEQGDTTTVASYTEHGPESVAPGRVSVSRSLSDSRLSIRPVRMEDEACYTCEFHTYPDGARSATACLSVYVLPEPEVSHATSPSGITEANCTARSRPAAEITWDVGGDDGDRTLGPPVSSAYERGDGTTVVTSTLLFQSAPPGAVAVRCIVRHRGLPAPLVVALDADAGPATAILLSVCGVAAVLLLLCLCLCLCKRFVCADD from the exons ATGCTGCAGGTCCTGATCCTGTCGTCTTGGCTGATCG CATCCTCCGTGTCTCAGATTACCGGCTACGGTAACCGAACGGCTGC TTACGGGTGCGCGGTGGCCAACCCGACAGGTGTGGAAG GCGAGGTCTTAGCCCCGGCCAGTCTCAGCGCAGAGGCCGGTCGTCCCGTCGTGCTCGGCTGCAACATCACCACGGCAACCGGCGACGTCGTCCGACAGGTACGCTGGCACGACGGGCGCGGCCGGGTCCTTCTGGCGTACGAGCAGACGGTCCCCGTCAGCGTCAGCCACCAAGACCCCAACGTGCAGCTCGCCGTCTCCCGCGGCAACGCCAGCTACATCGCCATCCGGACGGTCGGGCCCGGCGACGACGGATGCTACCGCTGCGTCTTCGACGTTTTCCCCACGGGCGCGCAGGAAGGCAAGACGTGCGTCAGCGTCACCG ttaAAGTGCACCTGGGGGGCAACCAGACGGCCGTGAGCGGCCAGCCGGCCGCCCTGTCCTGCCGCTACAGCCTCCCGGACAGGGTGCGGCAAGTCCTGTGGAGGAAGACGGCCGAGCAGGGCGACACCACCACCGTGGCGTCCTACACCGAGCACGGCCCGGAGAGCGTGGCGCCGGGTCGGGTCAGCGTGAGCCGGAGCCTGAGCGACAGCCGGCTGAGCATCCGGCCCGTGAGGATGGAGGACGAGGCCTGCTACACCTGCGAGTTCCACACGTACCCGGACGGCGCCCGGAGCGCCACCGCCTGCCTCTCCGTCTACG TCTTGCCCGAACCGGAGGTGAGCCACGCGACCTCGCCCTCGGGGATCACCGAGGCCAACTGCACCGCCCGGTCCCGACCCGCGGCCGAGATCACTTGGGACGTCGGCGGCGACGACGGCGACCGGACGCTCGGGCCGCCCGTTTCCTCCGCGTACGAACGGGGCGACGGCACAACGGTCGTGACGAGCACGCTGCTGTTCCAGTCGGCGCCGCCCGGCGCCGTGGCCGTGCGGTGCATTGTGCGGCACCGGGGCCTGCCGGCGcccctggtggtggcgctagACGCCGACG CGGGTCCGGCCACGGCGATCCTCCTCTCGGTGTGCGGCGTGGCggcggtcctcctcctcctctgcctgtgTCTGTGCCTCTGCAAGCGCTTTGTCTGCGCCGACG
- the gemin8 gene encoding gem-associated protein 8 isoform X2 — protein MDDVSAVMSWFSSPVYSRYWRHYQQAMAWHQRHRRAYRKALEAAYGPGYRQEQRPGSRRRYADRCAAESSSDSDIECDVSNMEISEELRQYFAQTEKHREELTAADGGRAARRLRAGRPGPPQRLVARHHGGSFRAARRETRRRDEEAVRPGRAQDPRHGDGDAAGVRQKP, from the exons ATG GATGACGTCAGCGCAGTGATGTCCTGGTTTTCCAGCCCCGTGTACAGCCGCTACTGGCGGCACTACCAGCAGGCTATGGCCTGGCACCAGAGGCACAGGCGGGCTTACCGGAAGGCCCTGGAGGCTGCCTACGGGCCCGGCTACCGGCAGGAGCAGCGTCCCGGCAGCCGGCGGCGATACGCGGACCGGTGCGCCGCGGAGAGCAGCTCGGATAGTGACATCGAGTGTGACGTCAGCAACATGGAGATCAGCGAGGAGCTGAGGCAGTACTTCGCCCAGACggagaaacacagagaggagCTAA cagcagcagatggaggTCGAGCGGCACGGCGGCTACGTGCCGGCCGACCGGGACCTCCACAGCGTCTCGTGGCGCGGCACCACGGCGGCTCCTTTCGAGCGGCCCGGCGAGAGACGCGGCGCCGAGATGAAGAAGCTGTACGGCCAGGACGCGCCCAAGATCCTCGCCATGGAGACGGCGATGCAGCTGGCGTTCGACAGAAACCGTGA
- the gemin8 gene encoding gem-associated protein 8 isoform X1, translated as MDDVSAVMSWFSSPVYSRYWRHYQQAMAWHQRHRRAYRKALEAAYGPGYRQEQRPGSRRRYADRCAAESSSDSDIECDVSNMEISEELRQYFAQTEKHREELKKQQQMEVERHGGYVPADRDLHSVSWRGTTAAPFERPGERRGAEMKKLYGQDAPKILAMETAMQLAFDRNRDLRGPKYWPVIPLKL; from the exons ATG GATGACGTCAGCGCAGTGATGTCCTGGTTTTCCAGCCCCGTGTACAGCCGCTACTGGCGGCACTACCAGCAGGCTATGGCCTGGCACCAGAGGCACAGGCGGGCTTACCGGAAGGCCCTGGAGGCTGCCTACGGGCCCGGCTACCGGCAGGAGCAGCGTCCCGGCAGCCGGCGGCGATACGCGGACCGGTGCGCCGCGGAGAGCAGCTCGGATAGTGACATCGAGTGTGACGTCAGCAACATGGAGATCAGCGAGGAGCTGAGGCAGTACTTCGCCCAGACggagaaacacagagaggagCTAA agaagcagcagcagatggaggTCGAGCGGCACGGCGGCTACGTGCCGGCCGACCGGGACCTCCACAGCGTCTCGTGGCGCGGCACCACGGCGGCTCCTTTCGAGCGGCCCGGCGAGAGACGCGGCGCCGAGATGAAGAAGCTGTACGGCCAGGACGCGCCCAAGATCCTCGCCATGGAGACGGCGATGCAGCTGGCGTTCGACAGAAACCGTGACCTCAGAGGGCCCAAATACTGGCCTGTTATTCCCCTGAAGCTGTGA
- the LOC137912234 gene encoding keratin, type I cytoskeletal 18-like, translated as MPSNYSKSAYGGYIGRGKASVSSLQGLRSVLRNDAAERDCAPDAPIAAAAAAPTRAAAPAPAAAHPADDKQTLRGLNDRLSGYLGRVRHLEGENTDLEKQIDEIVSKRKSPEARKWDEVEKPLEELKKKIKGITMDNAKLLLQIDNSNLANGDFKRRLAEERKARGLLEKDLEDLRRTGHDSKLSSKQTLEEIDLVKEELERLKHEHGDEVEVLRDRIRNSAVSVEMDSPGSDLAETLNRIRDQYEKLAKKSQTDADDWYQKKFENIQVAEAQNTEALNSGKMEIKDLGRQRQLLEINIQTMHKMINNLEEELANTQMENARRLGPLHQIIRELEVKLREARSTLERQADVNHDLAGVKMKLEAEIQNYQRLIHGSVPDEDGVAFALDDALHSGSRQQNFKVPQHREVLEEAPVTQESTLANAPPPETPRGGLLGGEEQSDPAEEGKPKTKNKPKIGVEISIA; from the exons ATGCCTTCAAACTACTCCAAGAGCGCGTACGGCGGCTACATCGGACGGGGCAAGGCGTCCGTGTCGAGCCTGCAGGGTCTGCGCAGCGTGCTGCGTAATGACGCGGCGGAGAGAGACTGCGCGCCTGACGCGCCGATCGCAGCTGCCGCCGCGGCTCCGACTCgggccgccgcccccgcccccgccgcaGCCCACCCCGCGGACGACAAGCAGACACTCCGGGGTCTGAACGACCGGCTGTCGGGCTACCTGGGCAGGGTGAGACACCTGGAGGGTGAGAACACGGATCTGGAGAAGCAGATCGACGAGATCGTGTCCAAGAGGAAATCTCCCGAAGCGCGCAAGTGGGACGAGGTGGAGAAAcccctggaggagctgaagaagaag atcAAAGGCATCACCATGGACAACGCCAagctgctgctccagatcgACAACTCCAACCTGGCCAACGGCGACTTCAAGCGCAGGCtggcggaggagaggaaggcgaGGGGGCTGCTGGAGAAGGACCTGGAGGACCTGAGGAGGACCGGCCACGACTCCAAGCTGAGCAGCAAGCAGACGCTGGAGGAGATCGACCtggtgaaggaggagctggagcggcTGAAGCACGAGCACGGCGAC GAGGTCGAAGTCCTGCGCGATAGGATCAGGAACTCGGCGGTGAGCGTGGAGATGGATTCCCCGGGCAGCGACCTGGCCGAGACCCTGAACAGGATCCGAGACCAGTACGAGAAACTGGCCAAGAAGAGCCAGACGGATGCGGACGACTGGTACCAGAAGAAg TTTGAGAACATCCAGGTGGCGGAGGCTCAGAACACCGAGGCCCTGAACTCGGGAAAGATGGAGATCAAGGATCTGGGCAGGCAGAGGCAACTTCTGGAGATCAATATCCAGACCATGCACAAGATG ATCAACAATCTGGAAGAAGAGCTGGCGAACACCCAAATGGAGAACGCCCGGCGGCTGGGCCCGCTCCACCAGATCATCCGGGAGCTGGAGGTCAAGCTGCGGGAGGCGAGGTCGACGCTGGAGCGCCAGGCGGACGTCAACCACGACCTGGCGGGCGTCAAGATGAAGCTGGAGGCGGAGATCCAGAACTACCAGCGACTGATCCACGGCTCGGTGCCGGACGAAGACGG CGTGGCGTTCGCCTTAGACGACGCGCTGCACAgcg GCAGCCGGCAGCAGAACTTCAAGGTGCCGCAGCACCGGGAGGTGCTGGAAGAAGCCCCCGTGACGCAGGAGAGCACCCTCGCCAACGCCCCTCCTCCAGAAACCCCGCGGGGAGGCCTCCTCGGGGGGGAGGAGCAGAGCGACCCCGCAGAGGAGGGGAAACCCAAGACCAAAAATAAGCCCAAGATCGGTGTCGAGATCTCCATCGCCTGA
- the aamp gene encoding angio-associated migratory cell protein has protein sequence MDAAEKNEIELHGDEEIIEVIDLNDAEPCPDDLLDDLADVDFEDPGDADDEGWETEDEMEAEAEQDDSELTFSKHTGSVFCVSLDPVSNSMAVTGGEDDKAYVWRVSDGEVLFECTGHKDSVTCALFSHDSSLVATGDMSGLIKAWKVETKEEIWSFEVGDLEWLEWHPCAPVLLAGTDDGSVWMWKIPSGDCKTFQGSAQATNGKILPDGKRAVVGYDDGTVRLWDLKQGNATHVVKGQDGHQGALTCLACSKDSSLVLTGSVDGRAKLINTATGKVVGSFCVEGADAKGAAGESVESVGFCNVLPLVAVAYLDGTLAIYDLATQVLRHRCRHEAGIVHLRWEDSSSVVATCCLDGVLRLWDARSGGMISEYGGHAAEILDFSVNREASLAVTASGDHRAKVFCLQRPDR, from the exons ATGGATGCCGCGGAGAAGAATGAGATCGAGCTCCATGGAGACGAGGAAATCATCGAAGTCATCGACCTAAACGATGCGGAGCCTTGTCCAG ACGATCTGCTCGATGACTTGGCGGACGTTGACTTTGAAGACCCTGGGGACGCAGACGACGAAGGCTGGGAGACCGAGGACGAGATGGAGGCTGAGGCGGAGCAGGATGACAGCGAGCTCACCTTCTCCAAGCACACCG GATCAGTGTTTTGTGTGAGTTTGGATCCCGTGTCTAACAGCATGGCGGTAACGGGCGGCGAGGATGACAAGGCCTACGTTTGGAGGGTGAGCGACGGGGAAGTTCTGTTCGAGTGCACAG GCCACAAAGACTCTGTGACATGCGCCCTGTTCAGCCACGACTCCTCCCTGGTTGCCACGGGCGACATGAGCGGCTTGATCAAAGCCTGGAAAGTGGAAACCAAAGAGGAGATCTGGTCCTTCGAAGTCGGCGATCTGGAG TGGTTGGAGTGGCATCCGTGCGCGCCGGTGCTGCTGGCGGGGACGGACGACGGCAGCGTGTGGATGTGGAAGATCCCCTCAGGAGACTGTAAAACCTTCCAGGGTTCCGCGCAAGCCACCAACGGCAAAATCCTCCCCGAcg GTAAACGGGCCGTGGTCGGTTACGACGACGGGACGGTGCGTTTGTGGGATTTGAAGCAGGGCAACGCCACCCACGTCGTTAAAGGTCAGGACGGacaccagggggcgctgacCTGCCTGGCGTGCAGCAAGGACAGCTCCCTGGTGCTGACGGGCTCCGTGGACGGGCGCGCCAAGCTCATCAACACCGCCACGGGCAAG GTCGTGGGGTCATTCTGCGTGGAGGGCGCCGACGCTAAAGGCGCCGCGGGGGAATCGGTGGAATCGGTCGGATTCTGCAACGT CCTGCCGCTCGTCGCCGTAGCCTACCTGGACGGGACGCTAGCCATATACGACCTGGCGACGCAGGTCCTGAGGCACCGCTGCCGACACGAG GCTGGCATCGTTCACCTGCGGTGGGAAGACTCTTCTTCGGTGGTGGCCACCTGCTGCTTGGACGGCGTGCTGCGTTTGTGGGACGCCCGCTCCGGCGGCATGATATCGGAGTACGGCGGCCACGCCGCGGAGATCCTGGACTTCAGCGTCAACAG GGAAGCATCCCTGGCGGTAACCGCCTCCGGAGACCACCGGGCGAAGGTGTTCTGCCTCCAAAGACCCGATCGGtaa
- the LOC137912231 gene encoding LOW QUALITY PROTEIN: G-protein coupled bile acid receptor 1 (The sequence of the model RefSeq protein was modified relative to this genomic sequence to represent the inferred CDS: inserted 1 base in 1 codon; deleted 1 base in 1 codon), with amino-acid sequence MDQGDAHASLSGERLVYAVTVPLSAAIILANLVVILGIAGSRRLHDTPNYFFLSLLAADLCTGVALPFIPLMGLQRELTFNPCMAAYIIPNFLFLAFLFNLVMVHYERYVCVADPLRYGNLWVHRSFPXALLAAWAPPLFYASLPGFGWNNWTGSDRNGCGASGRNATPPANGTCCSHRRVFPNAFIYLEVYGLVLPAILIMAGMTGRVLWITRGQMKDICRLHRSVERGGRASDREQRLNLRYTRCVVAVSLTFVACWAPYLVYTHVCVAFLVRDARWSSTVHVALSCAGIGSMAVVPLVLGLANRRYTDPARKLLQKLGCRWRRGAAAAEVDV; translated from the exons ATGGACCAGGGCGACGCCCACGCCTCGCTCTCCGGCGAGCGGCTCGTCTACGCCGTCACCGTCCCTCTGTCCGCCGCCATCATCCTGGCCAACCTCGTCGTCATCCTGGGCATCGCCGGGAGCCGCCGGCTCCACGACACCCCCAACTACTTCTTCCTCAGCCTGCTGGCGGCGGACCTGTGCACGGGCGTGGCGCTGCCGTTCATACCGCTGATGGGCCTGCAGCGGGAGTTGACCTTTAACCCCTGCATGGCCGCCTACATCATCCCCAACTTC CTCTTCCTGGCGTTCCTCTTCAACCTGGTCATGGTCCACTACGAGCGCTACGTCTGCGTCGCCGACCCGCTGCGTTACGGCAACCTGTGGGTGCATCGCAGCTTCC GTGCGTTGCTGGCGGCGTGGGCGCCGCCCCTTTTCTACGCATCCCTACCTGGCTTTGGTTGGAATAACTGGACGGGCTCCGATCGGAACGGCTGCGGCGCGAGTGGCCGAAACGCCACGCCGCCGGCAAACGGAACGTGCTGCTCGCACAGGCGGGTCTTCCCCAACGCCTTCATCTACCTGGAGGTCTACGGCCTGGTTTTGCCCGCCATTCTCATCATGGCTGGCATGACTGGCCGCGTTTTATGGATCACCAGAGGtcagatgaaggacatctgcCGCCTCCATCGCTCCGTGGAGCGGGGGGGTCGGGCCTCGGACCGGGAGCAGAGGTTAAATCTGCGCTACACCCGCTGCGTGGTGGCGGTGTCGCTGACCTTTGTGGCCTGCTGGGCGCCCTACCTGGTTTACACGCACGTGTGCGTCGCGTTCCTGGTCAGGGACGCCAGGTGGAGCTCCACCGTGCACGTCGCGCTGTCGTGCGCCGGGATCGGAAGCATGGCCGTGGTGCCGCTGGTGTTGGGGCTGGCGAACAGGCGGTACACGGATCCGGCGAGGAAACTCCTCCAGAAACTCGGATGCAGATGGAGGCgaggggcggcggcggccgagGTGGACGTCTGA